From one Pyxidicoccus xibeiensis genomic stretch:
- a CDS encoding DUF4384 domain-containing protein yields MNDFESLRASREAGHPASQALELLAFAPADGSSSAPDVDAHVRGCEACQARVATLREERARFLQARPARAFSARVLESARRPSVWERYRLWLFGALPVAVAAAVALVLLTPGLRSERGGRPDVTFKGGTPVRLEVLVSREGQPAAPFSPGEVLRPGDVLRFRVFAPEAGHVFIANIDEAGLISTYFPASGGRSVSVHAGAQVLPGSVTLDDWTGEERITLFFSREPLEAREVELALRRAFEQAGGLGFEPPELPGQSASHVHRKAAR; encoded by the coding sequence ATGAACGACTTCGAGTCCCTGCGCGCCTCGCGAGAGGCGGGGCACCCCGCGTCCCAGGCGCTGGAGCTGCTGGCCTTCGCTCCGGCTGACGGGAGCTCGAGCGCGCCGGACGTGGACGCCCACGTGCGCGGCTGCGAGGCCTGCCAGGCGCGGGTGGCGACGCTGCGCGAGGAGCGGGCCCGGTTCCTCCAGGCGCGGCCGGCGCGGGCATTCTCGGCGCGGGTGCTGGAGTCGGCGCGGCGTCCTTCGGTGTGGGAGCGGTATCGGCTCTGGCTGTTCGGCGCGCTCCCCGTGGCGGTGGCCGCGGCGGTGGCGCTGGTGCTGCTGACTCCGGGACTCAGGTCGGAGCGCGGGGGCAGGCCCGATGTCACCTTCAAGGGTGGGACTCCGGTGCGGCTGGAGGTGCTCGTCAGCCGGGAGGGGCAGCCCGCCGCGCCCTTCAGTCCTGGCGAGGTGCTCCGGCCCGGGGATGTGCTGCGCTTCCGCGTGTTCGCGCCCGAGGCGGGCCATGTCTTCATCGCCAACATCGACGAAGCAGGGCTGATCTCGACGTACTTCCCCGCGAGCGGTGGGCGCAGCGTGTCCGTGCACGCGGGAGCGCAGGTGCTTCCGGGAAGCGTCACGCTGGATGACTGGACGGGCGAGGAGCGCATCACCCTGTTCTTCAGCCGGGAGCCGCTGGAGGCGCGCGAGGTCGAGCTGGCACTGCGGCGTGCTTTCGAGCAGGCAGGGGGGCTGGGCTTCGAGCCTCCCGAGCTGCCGGGGCAGTCCGCATCACACGTGCACCGGAAGGCCGCGCGGTGA
- a CDS encoding caspase family protein, with protein MRWGALLGVWLCFGASAANAAPEELRVAVVVGSDDGLRGEAPLDYAEADARRFHQLLLHAGSVAPEHAFLVTEGGADGVRLALARARELLARARRQGPGALVFYVSAHADAESLHLAGTRLPLAELRRLLADMPATLRLALVDACRTPAVARAKGGTPSTAEVPVRLEAPSEVEGTVWLMASSEGEPAQEWASLRGALFTHHVLAGLRGLADADDDGAVTLAELYTHAWRHTLASSALSGAGAQHPSFDIRLSGWGEWVLARPAGMGASLVLGEDVEGHLWVADHQQELVAELHKARGSSTRLAVRPGRYRVVRPEGTFAEAVDVQLGWRAERVLTRSDFLRVPLQRARWRGGTPLALRPWEASVGYAVSSGSLQGLGAAHFGEVGLRHRWSRSVARARLGLTRAGMERESFTLSQTELQVALGGGLLLPAGPVELTVGAEARATWVWQSLRRVDEEQAGRIFGVGEAGRWGIIPGLGPFVAATYPLAERLQLGVEGAAGVTHAPRYDGKAELQPSVQLRAALHVAL; from the coding sequence GTGAGGTGGGGCGCACTGCTGGGCGTGTGGCTGTGCTTCGGCGCGTCGGCCGCGAACGCCGCGCCGGAGGAGCTGCGGGTGGCAGTCGTGGTGGGCAGCGACGACGGGCTGCGCGGCGAGGCCCCGCTGGACTACGCGGAGGCGGACGCGAGACGCTTCCACCAGCTGCTCCTGCACGCGGGGAGCGTGGCCCCCGAGCATGCCTTCCTGGTGACGGAGGGCGGCGCGGACGGCGTCCGGCTCGCGCTGGCCCGTGCGCGCGAGCTGCTGGCCCGGGCCCGGCGCCAGGGGCCAGGGGCACTGGTGTTCTATGTCTCCGCCCACGCGGACGCGGAGTCGCTCCACCTGGCGGGGACGCGGCTGCCCCTGGCCGAGCTGAGGCGACTGCTCGCGGACATGCCGGCCACCCTGAGGCTCGCCCTCGTCGACGCGTGCCGGACGCCCGCCGTCGCCCGGGCGAAGGGCGGCACGCCGAGCACCGCCGAGGTGCCCGTCCGGCTGGAGGCTCCGTCCGAGGTGGAGGGCACGGTGTGGCTGATGGCCTCGTCGGAAGGGGAGCCCGCCCAGGAGTGGGCCTCCCTGCGCGGCGCGCTCTTCACCCACCATGTGCTGGCGGGCCTGCGCGGGCTCGCGGACGCTGACGACGACGGCGCCGTCACCCTCGCGGAGCTGTACACACATGCCTGGCGGCACACGCTCGCCAGCTCCGCGCTGTCGGGCGCCGGAGCGCAACACCCGAGCTTCGACATCCGCCTGAGCGGCTGGGGCGAGTGGGTGCTGGCACGGCCGGCGGGAATGGGCGCAAGCCTCGTACTCGGAGAGGACGTGGAGGGGCACCTCTGGGTGGCGGACCACCAGCAGGAACTGGTGGCGGAGCTTCACAAGGCCCGGGGCAGCTCCACCCGGCTGGCGGTGCGACCCGGCCGCTACCGGGTGGTTCGCCCGGAGGGCACGTTCGCGGAAGCGGTGGACGTGCAGCTCGGCTGGCGGGCGGAGCGGGTGCTGACGCGCTCCGACTTCCTGCGCGTGCCCCTCCAGCGCGCCCGGTGGAGGGGCGGCACACCGCTCGCGCTGCGTCCGTGGGAGGCGAGTGTGGGTTACGCCGTGTCCTCCGGCTCGCTGCAGGGCCTGGGCGCAGCGCACTTCGGTGAGGTGGGCCTGCGGCACCGGTGGTCTCGGAGCGTGGCGCGCGCCCGGCTGGGGCTGACGCGCGCCGGCATGGAGCGCGAGTCCTTCACCCTGTCCCAGACGGAGCTGCAGGTCGCGCTCGGTGGAGGGCTGCTGCTCCCCGCGGGGCCGGTGGAGCTGACCGTGGGCGCCGAGGCGCGGGCGACGTGGGTGTGGCAGTCCCTGCGCCGCGTGGACGAGGAGCAGGCGGGCCGAATCTTCGGTGTCGGAGAGGCGGGGCGCTGGGGCATCATCCCAGGCCTGGGCCCTTTCGTCGCGGCGACCTACCCGCTGGCTGAGAGACTCCAGCTCGGAGTGGAGGGCGCCGCGGGCGTCACACACGCGCCACGCTACGACGGGAAGGCCGAGCTCCAGCCCTCCGTCCAGCTTCGCGCCGCGCTTCACGTCGCGCTTTGA
- a CDS encoding RNA polymerase sigma factor produces MEAATLEQWYALYGYAVHRRCVRLLQSEAEADDALHEVFLRAWRYAHTLQGEEPLPWLCRIADRHCVDLLRRRARQVSTDEARAPVLEEPVAPGSSEQLHLFGQVLAACKDPVRDAAVLYYLDELTQDEVAESLGCSRKTVKERLARFKAVGLQLLTGGRRKRGTG; encoded by the coding sequence ATGGAAGCGGCGACGCTGGAGCAGTGGTACGCGCTGTACGGCTACGCCGTGCACCGCCGCTGCGTCCGCCTCCTCCAGTCCGAGGCCGAGGCGGACGATGCGCTGCACGAGGTCTTCCTGCGTGCCTGGCGCTACGCCCACACACTCCAGGGCGAGGAGCCGCTGCCGTGGCTGTGCCGCATCGCGGACCGGCACTGCGTGGACCTGCTGCGCCGGCGCGCGCGCCAGGTCTCCACCGACGAGGCCCGTGCGCCGGTCCTCGAGGAACCCGTGGCGCCCGGCTCCTCCGAACAGCTGCACCTGTTCGGGCAGGTGCTGGCCGCGTGCAAGGACCCCGTGCGGGACGCGGCGGTGCTCTACTATCTGGATGAGCTGACGCAGGACGAGGTGGCGGAGAGCCTCGGCTGCTCACGCAAGACGGTGAAGGAGCGGCTGGCCCGGTTCAAGGCCGTGGGGCTCCAGCTGCTGACGGGTGGCCGGAGAAAGCGAGGCACGGGATGA